The segment cactttttcccagtGTCTTGAAACCCCAGAGGCATTGAACTAGGACTAAGCCCTTGTTTCAGTTTCTGCAGTCCTATCTGGAGAGCTTCACAGCATATGCAGAGCAGGGTTAGTgagcagagagagaggcaggaatAGGTAAGAGGCTGGAGAGACAGACGGAAATGAGTCCATTAAAAATTGGGGTAACTGGCCTGTATGTTATTGGAAATACTTATAAAGTATGTGATGTGGTCACCTAGAAAGCCCTTTTGGGGAAACTTCACAATCCCACGGTGTCACTGCCATATAGCTTCATTAGAATTCCTGAACCACAGCTGAAATGAGCTTCCTATTAATTTTTAGTTTCCCCCCAGATACCATttagaattttaataataaagatgGTGGGTAAAACCTAAGAAAGAGCCTTTTCATCATCTTAAATCTGCAGGTTTTGAGGTTTAACACATTGTATATTCCTAAATTTGCATTAATCACGATGCTAAAGAATATGtgaaacattcttttgcattgatgCATTTTGTACCTCCCTCTGTTAAAAGCATAACAGCCCCTCCAAATTGGGGTGACCTCTTAAAGAGAATTGGAAGCTTTATAATAAAGCCCTAAACCCCCAAGGGATGAAGGGGTGAACTTTTATTAAATGGGCACTTTACCCAAACATTATTATGATAGTTATTGTTAGTCTTTTTTGCAAGTGAGGAAATGGGTCTCCGATAGTAACTTGCCTAAGTTCACAGGGCTAGTAAATGACAAAGCTAGAGCTACACTTCATAAATAGTTCTGACTCCAAGACTCTGGCTGCCTGAGACTTAGAAGGTGAAGGTGCCCCATCCCATCTTCCTTAGGACTTGGCAGGTGGCTGGCACGGGGGCACGATATTTCGGCGGGGATGTGGAGGACGATATTCGGGCACAATATTTCCCCAGGGAGGCTGATGGATTTTCGGACCCTTCCAGATTTTCCGCGGCCACCCACAAACCtacagctgtctgaggaggtcacCAACACAGTGACTCTGACCTGGAACCACAGCCCCGACCTTCTGGAGGGCAGCGAGGTCCTCTACGCCATCATGGAGAGGGATGCCAGCACCGCCACCTGGCTCACTGCGGTCGAGGCGTCTTCAGCAACAAGTACACGGTGACCGACTCGCTCCCCGGCAGGAAGTAGTACTTCCGAGTGCTGGCCCAGAACGAAGCGGTGACTCCAAGGATACCTGTCTGGCTCGTCAACAAGGACAGGAGTGAGTCTAGGGACTTAGGGGTTCAGATCGGTGATCCCTGATGGCGGGGAtgaaataaagattgccagggTTACCCAATGCTGAGAAGCACTGAGGTGAAAGCGCTAACGTCGGGGACCCTGGGGAGAAAAGCTGAGGTCTGGAAGCCTAGGGGAGGGGATTCCTTCGGGGGACTCTGAGGGGTGGGACTAACGTGGaggtggggagatcccctgggggCGGGGATGCCGGTAGGGGGcgggaaggaggggtggggacGGCGGTGCGGGACAGGGATGTGGAGCTGAGAAGCTGTTCCAGGGGAGAGGCTAACTGACGTCCTGATTGAGGATTCAGGGAGGGTCCAAGAAACGGGGATGACATCCAGAAACCCCGGAGGGAGGGGATTAAGGATTGGGATAGCTGCAGGAAACTTGAAATATGATTCAATTGGAGAGAGCAGAGACGATGGAGACTGGGATGGCCTTGGGGACAGCTTGGACGGGTgcgggagttgggggtggggggatggtggtgatcagacacatgtacacccgtggctgattcatgtcaatatatggcaaaaacccaccacaatattgtaaagtaatcaacctccattaaaataaataaattaattaggggagaaaaaaaaaaaaaaagccagtcaaCAGCCCGGTCCGGAAGCTGGTGGCGGGAAAGAAGTCTAGGATGCCCAGGTCTGGAAAAGCGCAAAAGCCGGCGGACCTGGGTTTAGGTCTTGGAACCAGCAGTGTCATGGGGGTGGGAGAGTGACGAAGGGAGAACTTCAGGAACCACTATGAAGTCCGGGGCCCTAGAGCTGACGGTGCGTGGGAATCTAACCCAGGTCATCGGGGTTTCGTGAGCTGGGTCTCCGGGGCGTCTTCCGAGCTCTAGGCGGGAGCGCGTGGGTGGGGATCTTGGGGTGCGCTCACCGCTCGCCAcgtcccccactcccaccccgacCCGACCCTTGCACAGTCGAGGATCTGAGCGCCAATCTGAAGCCGTACCAGCAGAAGCACTGGCGCCACGTGCCGCGCTTCCTGACCCCGCTCAAGCCGCACACCGTGACCTTCCTGGGGAACCTGCGGCCCACCGTCACCCTCTACAAGGGCCACGTCAACATCACAGCCAACTCAAAGTTCTGGTACAACTCCACTAGCAGCGTGTGCACCATCGTCATCCCCACCTGCACGCTCAAGGACAGCGGCGAGTACCGCGTGCTGGTGGAGAACAAGCTGGGCAAGGACTGCAGCAGCTCCAAGCTCACCATCTATGGTGAGGGCGCCAAGCCGGCCTCCAGCAGGCCTGGAGGTGGTGGGCGCCCCCGGCTGAGTCCTACCTGGGGTGGAGGCGCAAAATGGCAGTCTTGTGGGAGGTCGATCGATTATTTTCGTATGGCTGACACTATCTTTTATTTAATCTGCCATGGGGTGGTGTACATATTCTCTAACTGACCAAAGTTCGAACCACTCTGCCATCTTCTCCATATCATTTGTTATGTATCTGGCCCCTGAAGACTTGGGAGTTGGCAATCAAGAGTTTGTAGTTTgcaacccttcagttcagttcagtggctcaggtgtgtctgactctttgcaaacccatggactgcaacacgccaggtgtacatcaccaactccccaagcttgtgcaaactcattgtccattgggtcagtgatgccatccaaccatctcatgctctgtggttcccttctcctcctgccttcaatctttcccagcaccagggtagTTTGCAACCCTTGGTGGGCCTAAacatgcatttgaaaaaaaagcaGTAGTGATCAGGTCTAAACCAGACTTGACAAGCACAATCTCTCTGGAAGGGTTCTAAAAGGAATCTTTTATATTGACaaaaatttcaatatattttgatGTGCAATCAAGACAAAACTATACTGGTCCAGGATAAGGATAGACAGGAGGCGCTGAAGGGAATAAAGGCTTccccccaggtggtgctagtggtaaagaacctgtctgccactgcaggagaggagggttcgatccctggcttgggaagatcccctggaggagagcatggcaacccattccagtattctagcttgaagaatcccatggacagaggagcctggtgggctacagtccatggcatcacaaagttAGACATGATGGAAGCACACGAGGGAGAAATGGTAGGAGGGAGGCCCTCCCTCTGCACACAGGTGTGCCATGTTTCTGCTTATGTGTGCACAGGCAGGGGAAATGCTTTATTTCCTACACATTCTACTGTCTTCACAGCTAGATAGCTAGTTGCATGAACTCTCTAAATGCAAAGATGACCTACCTTGCTCTTCCCCCTTTGCGTTAAGCCTCCTAGCTTTGTCATGATCCTTTAAACTCACCCCCCACCACCTacctctccagcctcctcctctgccactctctgAAGTTTCCATGGCATGTATTGGtgtccacagtctccatggtTACAGACTGTAACTGTCCTGTTACAGATGTCTGTCTCTGGGGAAAGGACCATGTCCTGTTGCTGTCTCTCAAGTACTCAGCTAAGTGCCTGGCACTGAGATGATGCCTTCACAGTGGCTGCTGAACTGTGGAACAGAACCAGGCCAGGGAAGGCACCGTGGGAGACATCCAGCTCTCATTCCACAGCTAGAGAGATCCCTGACAACTTAATTCTGGTTGTAAGCACATGGGCACAAGGCCCTGGCTCTAACACtaatcagccatgtgaccttggcaaGCCACTCTAAGCTTGTTTTCTCATCTAATTCTTAAggctgttatgaggattaaatgagatactgcatagaagtgcctggcacactgcgTGGCATACATTAAATGAATAACTGGCAGCTCTTGGCCCCACACACTCGGCTGACCTTGGCAGACTGcagctgggaaggactgaggatCCTAGGCAGGGTCCAGCCCCTGGTTTCTGCATAGTGACTCAAAGTCCAGGAGTTTGGAGGCTCCCTTGTCCCTAGGGTCATTCACACTGACAAATACTTTCTTTGCTCTTTCAGACAAAAATGACAAGTCAGTTTTAGCATCTGTCAGAGAGTCTGCGGAAGAAATCAAAGTACCTTTTGTGagctccagcccagcccaggcaTCAGGAGGACATTGTGATGTGGGGCTTCTTGGCCTGTCCTCTGTGTGGTCCCAGTGAGGGTGGCCCTGCATGCTCTGTGGCGTTTGTCAACATAAACATTCACTGAAGGGATGGGACATACACTGAGTGCGTGTGCCTTTGCGTATATTCCTGACCATGGTGTGCATCAGGGACCAAGGAAATGGGACTTGGGAGTGGGATGCGGACACTCAGAAGCCCAACCCCTGAGAGCCTGCTCCAGACCCACCCACATGGGGAGCGACCAGTCCCCTTCTGGCTGGGCCTtgccctgccttcccctcctccacaACTGCACTGTACCTTGCCCTCCCCTCAGGGCTTagcagggaagttttcaacttcCTCCCCAGCCTGCCCTTCCCATTTCTTTACTACAAGTAGGTATGTCTTCAGTTCTGGGATTTAAATGGATCAAGACCTTGCCTTTTTAGTGTCCAGGGTTCCTACCAtctgggcatcccaggtggctgagtggtgaagaatgcatttgtcaatacaggagacacaggttcgatccctgggtcaagaagatcctctggagaaggaaatggcaacccactccagtattcttgcctggaaaatcccatggacagtggagcatTGTGTGTTACAGCCcgggggttgcaaagtcggacacaactcagcgactgagcacacactcatgcataTTCCTACTCTTTGAGAATTAGAGAATCTGAAAGCTAGAAGGGATTGGTCATCCACCTCACTATGTTTGACAGCAGCAAACTcttgcttaaaaattttttaagctacTGGACTTGAAACAAGGATGGGGgtctttgaacctccctcctctaCTTTATTCTTTTGCTAGTTCCcaccagcagggcttccctggtggttcagctggtaaagaattggcctgcaatgtgggagaacctgagttcaatccctgcgttgggaagatcccctggagaagagaaaggctacccactccagcattctggcctggagaattccatggattgtatagtccaaggggtcgtaaagagtcagatacgactgagtgactttcactttcagctcccAACACTAATCTCTGTACAGATGCTAGTTTGAAAATTACTGATTCATTCAACACCCATACGGGGCTTGAGTCTACCACATCCCCACAATTGTACAACCCCTCTACTGATGGAGTACTCATTACCATCCATGACTTCCCTTTTTACTCTGGGTCAGGGAGCTGCCCATTAAGATGAAAATGCCTCTGGAGTCAGGTGACACATTATTCTGCCAGAGCTTCACATCTAAAGCATGAATCATACAATCTAATCTCATTCCTCCCAGCTGTTCAGCTGAGCCCAGActccagggaggaggagaagcatGAAGGGAATCTAGATTATTCTGGAGCAGGTAGCAAGtccgggctggggaggggaggaggtgggtAGCAGTAGAGGACACCAAGTAATGAGATACGGGGCACCTGTGCATAGGGGAGGGCATTAAGGACAAGTTTGGACGGTGGCAACTACTACCCATCCCCCATCCTCCTGAACTACATCCTCACCCACACACGTGACCAGAAAGTGAGACCTACTCCAACCAGCACAGTGTCACCAGAGCCAGGGAGCCAGCCTGACGCCAACATGCACTGGACAGGACTGTGACCCGCGCTGCGAGGACACCCAGGGCCCCTGGTgccatgcccccacccccacctctccagGACAGGCACGTGCCACGCAGGCAGACAAGCAGGGCAGCCAGTgactcttgttttattttttttatttttttttcacgtGAGCAACAGGACGGAGTAGTCCCATCCTTGTTCCCCTTGCATTGAATGTGCCTTGGGTCTTATGACCCTAGAGTGTCATTGGAGCCCCTTCCTCTTGCTCCCAGTGCAGCAGGGGCAAGGAGGAAGGAACTGAGGGTGGGTGTGTATGTGGGGGGTGGCCCAGCTCTCTGAGCCAGGTTCAGCAACCCCTCAGCAGCTCCCTGAGGCCCTCTCCCTGTAAGACTTTGACACACAGCAGGTCAGAGACAGCTGGCAAAGTAAGACATAGGTAGGCTGGGAGACAGACCATACAAAcaagactcacacacacacacacaggctggcCCCTTCCTTTGGCATGGTTCCCCCTAGCCCTGGGGATAGGATCTGAGGGTAGTGGTGTGGGGCTTGAGCTCCGGATGCCCTTTGAGAGATGGGACCAACTTGAATCCTTGGTATGCAGAACTCCCGAGGCCAAAGTAGTCCCCAGTCTTGCCTACCTGGACAGACACCCCTCCACCTTCCCACCCAACACTTAGACATTAAGATTGTTCAAGTAACAAGGATAGATGCAGGAAAGGGAGACTCCACCCTCATCCAGTCCTTCCACCTAGAGGCCTGTGAAAGGTGCTTCAAGCCCTGGACATCTCAGCACAGACTCTTCCCCTCCTCACTCAACTCTGTGTAAATCAGAAAGAGTGGAAGTGGGTGAGTCAGACTCTTTCATCTAGTAGAAGTGGGGGAGGTCAAGAGGCTGAGCACCACAGCCCTCCAGAGGGGCTCTGACAGTCCAGATGGGGTAGAGGTGGGAAGATCCTGGCTCCGGCAAGGAGCATTAGGCTGGCTTCTTTTAGTTCTCAGCATGGTCCTGGACCACTAGCTTTGCTAGAAGAATCTTTTTTCTGCTTATCCCTCAAACTTGCACATTTCACAGGTGGTACCTGCTGCCCCAGGTTGGTACTGTGGTCATCTCAAGCCAGCTCTGGCAGACTCCCAGGTTCTGGACTCCAGtcccaggagaagagagaggtGACCAGAACCTGACCCTCATTTGGCCTTGCTCAGTCTGTAGTCCTCCACTGGCTCCCGGCTCTCAACAGCTGACAGGGCGATGAGCATCTGGGCGGCGTAGTAGGTGGACATGATGAGTGCCCGCGAGTAGGGCACAGGGAAGCAGAACTTGTCGAGGGCGATGGTCAGGTCTGAGACAATAAACAGCAGTGCGCCAGTGCCCGCCGCTAGCTCAGTCCAGCGCCAGGCTGCCCCGACCAGCTGTAGCCCTGCCATTGCTCGCCAGCCCATGAAGCCGATAATGGCCACATAGACCCCCACTAGGTAGGTGAAGGCACCCGTGAGGTTTGGGTAGAGGAAGCCATAGCACAGGCCTGACAATATTACCATCAGCAGACCTGTCCGAAGACCCAGTGGCCGCATGCCAAAGGCCGAGGCGTAGAGCATGTGGGTCACGGTAAACATCAGCATACCTGGGAGTGAGAGGCGATGATGGGATGTTGAAGGCAAGCTCAGGTGAGAAACGAGTAACAGGAGATGGGGGTAGGAGTGGAGTGCTTGGGATAACCCAGGAGCTCTCTCGGGGGAGTAACAGGGGTGGGAAGAAATCCACGAAGGTAAAGATACCTCCAAACTCTCCTGTGGTACTCCAGAACAGATCACCGTATCACTGGCAAGGTAGTTTGCCAACAGGGGCCCCAACAGTCTTTGGCCTCAGAACCCCTTTAATTCCCTatgttcttgttttaaaaaaaattatctttcctaAATCCTTGGCCCCTCCCCGGGGTCCTCTAGCCCAAGATTCCTCCCAGGTGGCGACTGTGATGACTGACCGTGGACAAAGTAACCCTGGTCCTGCCAGATGAGGAAGGCGTCGCCTATGGCGGAGAAGACGAGCCCCACGAAGATGCGGGTGGCACTGGGGTGGGTCAGCAGGAATCCCAGGCCATGGGCCAGGAGGAAGAGCCAGAGGCAGAAGATTGGCAGGCACTTGATGAGGGCGCTGACCCATGATGGGCTGGACGAGGGCAGCCAGAGCACGAAATACACACAGGTAGCCTTGAAGAAGGGCACCAGCTTGGGTCCCTCACTCTTCACCTGGAAGACATGGGACAAAGGCAGCATTCAGAGCATGGGAGCCCAGAGCGGGGCTCAGAGCAGGACCCTCAGCCCAGGCATTCACCCCAAAGACAGGCCCACCTCCAAAGCAGGGAGGACTGACACAAACCCAGAGTGACCTGCCCCAAGCAGCCAGTGTAAAAGAGCCCGTCTTTAACTTGAGGCTTAAATGATTAGGAAGACAAAGGGCTCCATTGAGCCTGCTACTCACTTCCCATTCTTGGCCCTGGGGCAGGACCAAAATAGTCACTGGGCAGAAAGCAGACTTTAGGATAGTGTCCCATCCTGCAGCCCAAGGCTTCACCCTTTCCgccccctccttctccccctaCAAAGCCCCCTCAGCCTCTCTCTGGCAGCATCAATCTCCAGCTGTCTGGAATAGAGTGGAGTCAGCAGCAAACCACAGAGATGCCACAGCTGGCCAACTTGTGATCCTCAGCAGTGGGGCCAGGACACGGGCCCGGCAACACCAGGTGAGTGCCAGGAATGCGTGAGAATGAGCACTGTCAATCACCTCAGCTCCCACTGGCTCTCTTCTCAGCCAGTCTACAATTCAGCCTCCACTCTAGCTGCCCTAGCCTAAAGGTACCATCAAGGACAAGGAGAGAAGACAGGGATGCTGCCTAGAGAAATGCACCCATGAATGGGGAGCAAGAAAACTGTCCCTGAAATACCAGCAATCTCAGGGGTTGGGGGGTTGAAGAAGGTGTCAGTCAATCCCATTTCCCAGAAAACAAGAGCAACTTCAGGCACATCAGAaagagaggcaggaagaggaggcaggGTTCTCTCACCAGCTTTTGATCTGAAGCCAGCAGTCAGGCTTGGAGGAGATGAGGAACTGAGAGGGGGAAGTTAGAGCAGCTGACTGGGTCTCAGCTGGATTAGGGGGGAGGGCAGCTAAAGAAGGGTTGTTTCCCAGGCCATGCAGGCACTCTACAAGCTCGGGGAGGGAGCTGCTGCGAATATTCTGAATCTCGGATGCCCTCAAGCTGTTTTTCTTGGACATTTGgtactggggctcagagagcgATGCAAGGAGCTGACGTTCCCGGTATACTCATGCTCTGCCCAAAAGACAGGTCTCTGGCCCAGTGAGCTGCCCAGCACAGGGCTACGAGTACACACTCAGACTCTCAGACCTCCAGGCCGTGGTTACCTGGCACTGAACAGACTGTGATGAAGGAGGCTGGGAAGAGGCAGATGTGGATCCAGGGGCTAAGCCTGCCCTTACTCTGCCAGGGGTGAGAGCAGTGAGAAGAGATGACAGAGTTCCTTCCTGCGGAGATTTCCCTAATGCAGGCTGGTCAGGGCAGGGAcacaggcagaggaggagatagCTTATCCTCACAGTCCCCAGATCTCCCCAGCCTCACATGCCAGCCCTTGGAAGCATCTATTCCACAGCACTCCCCCAGGCCCCCTATTCCCTAGAAGAAGAAACAACAGTAGTAGCTGGGGAGGCTTTGACAGTCTTGGAGAACCCAGCGCTAGGAGTAGGGGAGGGGCGGAGAAGAGACAAGAGTTCAGGTGAGAAAGTCTGAACAAGGGGTGTCAATAGAGAACGACCCCTTTTCCCTTCTGCGCGTGATCCAGGCTGCCTAGACTCAGAGGCGTCACCTACACTGCCCGAGACTTGTTGTAAAGATGAGAAAAGGGAGGGAACGAAATGGGAAAAAGACTCCCAGGAGGTCCCAGCCCCGCTCCCGCTCTCCCCCTCTTCTCTGCGGTCTGCCCATGCAGAGCCGGCGGCCCGCTGCcgtccccttcctctcccaggCGGGCCACCCTGCCGACCCGCGCCAGACACACGGAGATCAACAAAGTCACGCTTCCGAGTCACGTGCCCGCTGTTTTCCTCCCTCCCGCGGACCGGCGGGGGGCGCGCGGAGGAGGGGCGCCGGAGTCTGGGATGCGGGGGGCCGTGACCGCGCCGCCTCCCGCCGGGGGGCGGCGGGCGGCCGCAGGATCCCTGCCTTTCCTcgtccccaccccgcccccccgcccggGGCTTGGCCTGCCGAAGCTCAGTCCCCAGGCCGGTGGGCTCCGGCCGCGCCGGACACTGGCTCGCTCGCTCACACACTCACCACAGTGACCGGGGACAccatggcggcggcggcggctggcaCCCGGCTCCGGGAGGCAGCGGCCCGGGACGCGCCGCAGGTGAGGAGGCGACGAAGTAACGAAGCCCGGGTGACCGACGATACCTCCCGCGCGCCGGGCGCCGGAGCTTCTGTCTGCAATCCCCGCGACGTCACGGCAGACACAGCCAATGAGAGGGCTTGAGTCGGCCAGGGCGGGGGCGCAGAGCAGAAGGGCGGCCGGCGAGTCGGGagaggccccgcccctcccctcccccacccccacccccacccccacccccacccccacccccacccccacccctccactccacccccatccccccaccccacccccaacctcctaTACCCCATCTTTACTGCCCCAGAGAGAGAGGCTCTTCAGGCCGCGCCCCTCTAGGAGTCCGTGCCAAAGCCTCCTGGAACCTAACTGTGACCCCAGGCTTTGAGGGACGACAGAGGTTGGCTAAGAGACACTTTTCTGTCCCGGACACAGGGCTACACACATTTTTCTCATAAACCGAGGTAAAATGCAAAGACAGATTCCCTTCAGCCTTTAAACATGCAGTCCACATGGACACATTTGGTTAGACCCACAACCTTCACTGTACACAAATACACATCGAAATGGACACACGATGGTCCGTAGACATACAACTTTTTAACATAAAAAGAGACATATAGCAATCCATagacccgtgtgtgtgtgtgtgtgtgtgtgtgtgtgtctcacagtcgtgtccggctctctgtgaccctttggactgtagcccgccaggctcctttatccatgggattctccaggcaagaatactggagtgggttgtcgtgcccttctccagggcatcttccgaacccaggaaaggaaccagcgtctcctgtgtcgcctgcattgcaggcatatgctttatccactgagccattggggaagcccccgCAGAGACCCATACATATGCACAAACACATACAGGATCACAATTACCCTTAAGCACCAAACAAATACATAGACACAAAACCGACAGGCCCAGATGCACATATATCCTTCAAGGTGAAAAGAGAGACACATATATAGGCATGCAGCAGCCTATAGACCCACAACCACCACAGTTACTCAATCACCCTTAGACACACATCTCTAACAACTCACAGACACCTTAACACCCACAAGAACACACCAGTAATGATGTGGCAGGCAGGCAGACAGGCAGACCTGAGCATACTTAAGGACCCAAAGGAGTATGAACGAACTCTGTCAAAAATGCAACTTAAGCAGATTAATGCTGATAGAACACAAACTAAAGGTACACAAGCACATTGGAGCCAAGCACCTGCAGAATCATGGGAATTAGATGAGAGAAGTGGGAGGCAATCAAATGGTCCCAGTCTTCCCACTTCCATGCTGTGTGGTTGGGTGAATCATATCCCCCATCTGATCTTGATTTCTTCATATATGAGTGGGTGATCTCCAATGTTCCTCCCAAGCCCAACATGTGTAGGATAGAGAAGGGCAGGGGCTGCTGGTGTCAGGAAATTTAAATCTAGAGCTCTTCCTGGAGTGGTAAAACTGGGACTAGGTCCCAGTCCATTTGACTGCCTCCCACTTCTCTCATGTAATTCCCATGATTCTGAACATGCTTGGTTTCAAATGTGTCCATGTACCTTTAGTCTGTGTAATATCAGCATTAATTGCAGATTTCAGAAACATCTTAAAGGATGTCCCAGTGGTCTTTGATCAgctgcaaactccaggagatagtgaaggacagggaagcctggtgtgctgcagtccaaggggtggcaaagagtcagacacgacttagtgactgaactacaacaacaaaGAGGGAAGTAGCTGTGTGTCAGCCTTTGGGAATTGGGGTGGAGTAACCAGCCCTGCttatctctaattagcagccaTAAAGGAATTTTCAGCATCATGGAATAGTGACACCATAGTACTATTCTTCCTTGTGCTGGCTGGGGAGAAGCCCACAGACTGAGATCTCCTGTAAGCCCCTCCCGCAATaggcctcttttattttttttggaccCTGCCTACTTTCCCTAAAGCCAGTGTGGTCCACATGACACTCTCTCAAAGCCAGGAGCAGCCCTCTTCTAGTGAAAGAATTGACAGAGATTCAGAGCCAGGGAAATAAAGGTGAGAGGCAAGGGCTGGGGCTGAGGCTCACTCACACTCTTCCCCTAtcccctccaggctcttcctACACAGTCCCAGTGGTATGAACTCCTcttgttttactttctttctagTCAGGAGCTGTGGGGAAACTCACCTAACCAGAATAGGAGACTAGAATTGCTGCCGCcagctgctttctctctctctctctctctctctctctctctctctctctctctctctctctctcacacacacacacacacacacacctaccaaGTGTGCTGCCTGGAATGAACACTGGATTAAAAATTACAAACACAGTACTAGCCCTTCCTCCTCTGTGACTTACTAGTCATATAAACGGGCACATCACTccacttttgttttcttatcGGTAAAATTGGGCCAGAAGATATGTGCAAATGTGTCAGCTTTTGACCTAAACCCTTTAATGTCACCTAAGGGATAATTCTCAGAGAGTGGCCAAG is part of the Bos javanicus breed banteng chromosome 29, ARS-OSU_banteng_1.0, whole genome shotgun sequence genome and harbors:
- the TMEM86A gene encoding lysoplasmalogenase TMEM86A, which produces MVSPVTVVKSEGPKLVPFFKATCVYFVLWLPSSSPSWVSALIKCLPIFCLWLFLLAHGLGFLLTHPSATRIFVGLVFSAIGDAFLIWQDQGYFVHGMLMFTVTHMLYASAFGMRPLGLRTGLLMVILSGLCYGFLYPNLTGAFTYLVGVYVAIIGFMGWRAMAGLQLVGAAWRWTELAAGTGALLFIVSDLTIALDKFCFPVPYSRALIMSTYYAAQMLIALSAVESREPVEDYRLSKAK